One region of Streptomyces davaonensis JCM 4913 genomic DNA includes:
- a CDS encoding LysR family transcriptional regulator: protein MPQAKGPLLVDEPSVRHLRALCAIADTGSLHRAARQLGVAQPSLSTQLRRIEQELGGALFLRTRTGCRPTPLGRLVLSRARPLVAEMRSLVTEARSAATGGPRLRVGSTASRALAGWLRRLRGDGREPTLRMDVSANTLLRMVADGQLDVAFVHEVEGTPLHIPGELRLRVLMEREPQFVSLPADHPATAKTEVEVYDLAGDRWMIDPSVDGEWDGVRRMFRDAGVAPDVLHGDYHTAAALVAIGEAVTVCQPTALPRPDMAVRRLRGDPLGVRLLLAARADADLNGAFPALEEAYREAARNAPEYRKWLERDGAGGPPVPATAQPTAAVEPVVETQTPMSQPSLRHTATTAGRT from the coding sequence CTGCCGCAGGCGAAGGGGCCGCTCCTCGTAGACGAGCCGTCGGTCAGGCACCTCCGCGCGCTGTGCGCGATAGCCGACACCGGCAGTCTGCACCGGGCCGCGCGGCAACTCGGCGTCGCACAGCCGTCGTTGAGCACACAGTTGCGCCGGATCGAGCAGGAGCTGGGCGGCGCGCTGTTCCTGCGGACCCGCACCGGCTGCCGCCCTACCCCGCTGGGCCGCCTGGTACTCAGCCGGGCCCGCCCTTTGGTGGCCGAAATGCGCTCCCTGGTCACCGAGGCCCGCTCGGCCGCCACGGGCGGCCCGCGCCTGAGGGTCGGCTCCACCGCGAGCCGGGCCCTGGCGGGCTGGCTGCGCCGACTGCGCGGCGACGGCCGGGAGCCCACGCTCCGCATGGACGTCTCCGCCAACACCCTGCTGCGCATGGTCGCCGACGGCCAGCTCGACGTCGCCTTCGTGCACGAGGTGGAGGGCACCCCGCTGCACATACCCGGCGAACTGCGCCTACGCGTCCTGATGGAACGCGAACCGCAGTTCGTCTCCCTGCCCGCCGACCATCCGGCCACCGCGAAGACCGAGGTCGAGGTGTACGACCTGGCCGGCGACCGGTGGATGATCGACCCGAGCGTGGACGGCGAGTGGGACGGGGTGCGCCGGATGTTCCGGGACGCCGGGGTCGCCCCGGACGTCCTGCACGGCGACTACCACACGGCCGCGGCCCTGGTCGCGATCGGCGAGGCCGTCACCGTCTGTCAGCCCACCGCCCTGCCCCGCCCCGACATGGCGGTACGCAGACTGCGCGGCGACCCCTTGGGAGTGCGGCTGCTGCTCGCGGCCCGCGCGGACGCCGACCTGAACGGGGCGTTCCCCGCTCTGGAGGAGGCGTACCGGGAGGCGGCGCGGAACGCCCCCGAGTACCGCAAGTGGCTGGAACGCGACGGCGCGGGAGGCCCGCCGGTTCCAGCCACTGCTCAGCCCACTGCGGCTGTCGAGCCCGTTGTCGAGACTCAGACGCCGATGTCGCAGCCGTCCTTGCGCCACACGGCCACGACGGCCGGGCGGACGTAG
- a CDS encoding PhoX family protein — MRIPLPLIRTSDGSHAGGRSAMTCRFRCGDACFHEVPNTTANPYVGDIIAGALSRRSVMRAAAVVTAAAAAGTAASVAAAPAAEAATDATKHKPSSKGARGLRFTAVAPNTNDAVTVPDGYGQNVVIRWGEPILRGAPAFDPEKQTAKAQAQQFGYNCDFLALLPLPGEYNRQILVANHEYTDEILMFRGYDAANPTREQVEIAWAAHGLSAVVVEGERKTGALKPVSRHPLNRRITATTEFRITGPAAGSDLLKTSADPSGTKALGTLNNCAGGTTPWGTTLHGEENFNQYFANSSRATDKRYGIGTGATERKWELFDKRFDVAQEPNEVHRFGYVVELDPYDPHSTPRKHTALGRFKHEGATVRLTSDGRPVVYTGDDERFDYFYKFVGSKRMMKGTSRAAREHNLSLLDEGTLYVAKLTGDSPAIEIDGTGKLPADGEFDGSGEWIPLATATAKGAVSHVEGMSAEEVFVFTRLAGDKVGATKMDRPEDVEPNPHTGKVYVALTNNSNRGKTGYAGVDEANPRNLNKHGQVLELTERWNCADSTKFAWSLFLVAGDPNDPATYFAGFPKDQVSPISCPDNVAFDPHGNLWISTDGAQLGSHDGLFGVATRGDRRGELKQFLTVPKGAETCGPLVQDRRVVVAVQHPGEIDGADVDNPASTWPDGPGTYVRPAVVAVWRKDGCDIGV, encoded by the coding sequence GTGCGCATTCCGCTGCCGCTCATCAGAACGTCGGACGGGTCCCACGCCGGTGGCCGTTCCGCCATGACCTGCCGTTTCCGGTGTGGTGACGCCTGTTTCCACGAGGTGCCCAACACCACCGCAAACCCGTACGTCGGCGACATCATCGCCGGCGCCCTGAGCCGCCGTAGCGTCATGCGTGCCGCCGCCGTCGTGACCGCCGCTGCCGCCGCCGGTACCGCCGCCTCCGTCGCCGCCGCGCCCGCCGCCGAGGCCGCGACCGACGCCACCAAGCACAAGCCCAGCAGCAAGGGTGCCCGTGGTCTGCGGTTCACCGCCGTTGCGCCCAACACCAACGACGCCGTCACCGTGCCCGACGGTTACGGCCAGAATGTCGTCATTCGCTGGGGCGAGCCCATTCTGCGTGGTGCGCCCGCCTTCGACCCGGAGAAGCAGACCGCCAAGGCGCAGGCCCAGCAGTTCGGGTACAACTGTGACTTCCTTGCCCTGCTGCCCCTTCCCGGTGAGTACAACCGGCAGATTCTCGTCGCCAATCACGAGTACACCGACGAGATTCTGATGTTCCGTGGCTATGACGCCGCCAACCCCACGCGCGAGCAGGTCGAGATTGCCTGGGCCGCGCACGGCCTTTCCGCGGTTGTGGTGGAGGGCGAGCGGAAGACGGGTGCGCTCAAGCCCGTTTCCCGGCACCCGCTCAACCGGCGTATCACCGCCACGACGGAATTCCGGATCACCGGGCCCGCCGCCGGGTCCGACCTGCTCAAGACCTCCGCCGACCCCTCCGGCACCAAGGCCCTCGGCACGCTCAACAACTGCGCCGGTGGCACCACCCCGTGGGGCACCACGCTGCACGGCGAGGAGAACTTCAACCAGTACTTCGCCAACAGCAGCCGCGCCACGGACAAGCGGTACGGCATCGGCACCGGCGCCACCGAGCGCAAGTGGGAGCTCTTCGACAAGCGGTTCGACGTCGCTCAGGAGCCCAATGAAGTGCATCGGTTCGGGTACGTCGTCGAGCTCGACCCGTACGACCCGCACTCCACGCCCCGCAAGCACACCGCTCTCGGTCGCTTCAAGCACGAGGGTGCCACCGTGCGGCTCACCAGCGACGGGCGTCCGGTCGTCTACACCGGTGACGACGAGCGGTTCGACTACTTCTACAAGTTCGTCGGCAGCAAGCGGATGATGAAGGGCACCTCCCGCGCGGCCCGTGAGCACAACCTCTCGCTGCTCGACGAGGGCACCCTCTACGTCGCCAAGCTCACCGGTGACTCCCCCGCCATCGAGATCGACGGCACCGGCAAGCTCCCGGCCGACGGCGAGTTCGACGGCTCCGGTGAGTGGATCCCGCTGGCCACCGCCACCGCCAAGGGCGCCGTCAGCCACGTCGAGGGCATGAGCGCCGAGGAGGTGTTCGTCTTCACGCGGCTCGCCGGTGACAAGGTGGGCGCCACGAAGATGGACCGCCCCGAGGACGTCGAGCCCAACCCGCACACCGGCAAGGTGTACGTCGCCCTCACCAACAACTCCAACCGCGGCAAGACCGGCTACGCCGGCGTCGACGAGGCCAACCCGCGCAACCTCAACAAGCACGGCCAGGTCCTTGAGCTGACCGAGCGCTGGAACTGCGCCGACAGCACCAAGTTCGCCTGGAGCCTGTTCCTGGTCGCGGGCGACCCCAACGACCCGGCCACCTACTTCGCGGGCTTCCCGAAGGACCAGGTCAGCCCCATCTCCTGCCCGGACAACGTCGCCTTCGACCCGCACGGCAACCTGTGGATCTCCACCGACGGTGCCCAGCTCGGTTCGCACGACGGCCTCTTCGGTGTCGCTACGCGCGGTGACCGGCGTGGTGAGCTGAAGCAGTTCCTGACCGTGCCCAAGGGCGCCGAGACCTGCGGCCCGCTCGTCCAGGACCGGCGGGTGGTGGTGGCCGTGCAGCACCCGGGTGAGATCGACGGCGCCGACGTCGACAACCCGGCCTCCACCTGGCCCGACGGTCCCGGCACCTACGTCCGCCCGGCCGTCGTGGCCGTGTGGCGCAAGGACGGCTGCGACATCGGCGTCTGA
- a CDS encoding VWA domain-containing protein, whose product MGILTLLRNAFGRSRKERTAEAEGAPSTPSLEQTPDPTPTPTPETRVPDPRPSTDDDEHELVSAAFDNVTVPKQQGSPETEPAAEPVAEPVAETKPEPVAEPEPVVEPEPEPVAAAEPVAEPEPVVDAVVEPVADAEPVIEPEPVVEPVAETEPVVEPEPEPVAEPTAEAEPVAEPESTVDPEPVVEAEPEPVAAAEPVVEAEPEPVVEAEPVAEVEPEPVVEPEPVVEAEPEPVAAAEPVAEVAPEPVVEVVAEPVVEPVVAAVEEEPQAGEPAAADGEVAPQGPPAVDDESVTGGAGGNDSAEGEAEAGQPATTLAALKTRAPGLATAYKAATTALTQHNLTGTRAKTYLVLDRSASMRPYYKDGSAQALAEQTLALAAHLDADATVHVTFFSTELDGTGELTLTEHENKIDELHAGLGRMGRTSYHVAVEEVIATHQKTATPEAPALVIFQTDGAPDAKTPATQALSDAAKNHPHIHFAFVAFGEHDNKAFDYLRKLKTGNTSFFHAGPTPRELTDTELYTGVLADWRP is encoded by the coding sequence ATGGGCATTCTCACTCTCCTGCGGAACGCATTCGGCCGCTCCCGAAAGGAGCGCACGGCCGAGGCAGAGGGTGCACCCAGCACGCCTTCCCTGGAACAGACGCCGGATCCGACCCCGACGCCCACCCCGGAAACCAGGGTTCCGGACCCCCGCCCGTCAACGGACGACGACGAACACGAACTGGTCTCAGCAGCCTTCGACAACGTCACGGTCCCGAAGCAGCAGGGCTCACCGGAGACGGAGCCGGCCGCAGAGCCGGTTGCGGAGCCGGTTGCGGAGACCAAGCCGGAGCCGGTGGCCGAGCCCGAGCCGGTAGTCGAGCCGGAGCCCGAGCCGGTCGCAGCGGCTGAGCCGGTGGCGGAGCCGGAGCCCGTGGTGGACGCGGTCGTGGAGCCGGTGGCGGATGCCGAGCCGGTCATCGAGCCGGAGCCGGTCGTGGAGCCGGTGGCCGAAACCGAGCCTGTGGTCGAGCCTGAGCCGGAGCCCGTGGCGGAGCCGACGGCAGAAGCCGAGCCGGTCGCGGAGCCCGAGTCGACAGTGGACCCCGAGCCCGTCGTAGAGGCCGAGCCCGAGCCGGTCGCAGCGGCAGAGCCCGTCGTCGAAGCCGAGCCTGAGCCGGTCGTGGAGGCCGAGCCCGTGGCGGAGGTTGAGCCGGAGCCCGTCGTGGAGCCCGAGCCCGTCGTAGAGGCCGAGCCCGAGCCGGTCGCAGCAGCCGAGCCCGTGGCTGAGGTCGCGCCCGAGCCCGTCGTGGAGGTTGTGGCGGAGCCCGTCGTGGAGCCGGTGGTTGCCGCCGTGGAGGAGGAGCCGCAGGCCGGCGAGCCCGCGGCCGCCGACGGCGAGGTCGCCCCACAGGGGCCACCCGCAGTCGACGACGAAAGTGTCACGGGTGGTGCGGGTGGGAACGACTCGGCCGAAGGCGAAGCCGAGGCCGGTCAGCCGGCCACCACACTCGCCGCGCTCAAGACCCGCGCCCCCGGCCTCGCCACCGCGTACAAGGCCGCAACCACCGCCCTCACGCAGCACAACCTCACCGGCACCCGAGCCAAGACCTACCTCGTCCTCGACCGCTCCGCGAGCATGCGCCCGTACTACAAGGACGGCTCCGCCCAGGCCCTCGCCGAGCAGACCCTCGCCCTCGCCGCCCACCTCGACGCCGACGCCACCGTCCACGTCACCTTCTTCTCCACCGAACTGGACGGCACCGGCGAGCTCACCCTCACCGAGCACGAGAACAAGATCGACGAGCTGCACGCCGGCCTCGGCCGCATGGGCCGTACCAGCTACCACGTAGCCGTCGAGGAAGTCATCGCCACCCACCAGAAGACCGCGACCCCCGAAGCCCCCGCCCTCGTGATCTTCCAGACCGACGGCGCCCCGGACGCGAAGACCCCCGCCACCCAGGCCCTCTCCGACGCCGCGAAGAACCACCCCCACATCCACTTCGCCTTCGTCGCCTTCGGCGAGCACGACAACAAGGCCTTCGACTACCTCCGCAAACTGAAGACCGGCAACACGTCGTTCTTCCACGCGGGCCCGACCCCCCGAGAGCTCACCGACACCGAGCTCTACACGGGCGTACTCGCGGACTGGCGCCCGTAA
- the metG gene encoding methionine--tRNA ligase: MARHLITSALPYINGIKHLGNMVGSMLPADVYARYLRQRGHDVLYICATDEHGTPAELAAKEQGLPVDEFCAQAHDAQKAVYDGFALAFDYFGRSSSPENREITQHFARKLHENGFIEERAIRQVYSPTDGRFLPDRYVEGTCPHCGYDKARGDQCENCTRVLDPTDLINPRSAISGSTDLEVRETKHLFLLQSKLENEVREWVARHDGQWPHLASSIAHKWLTEGLHDRAITRDLDWGVPVPADTWPELAAEGKVFYVWFDAPIEYIGATKEWADQDPENRDWKSWWYDADDTVRYTEFMAKDNVPFHTVMFPATELGVREPWKKVDYVKAFNWLTYYGGKFSTSQKRGVFTDQALAILPADYWRYFLIANAPESDDSSFTWEHFTATVNKDLADTLGNFVNRVLSFSKKRFGEEVPAGGEPGEAEARLGEEIARLLAEYEEHMEALQFRKAAAALRALWSAGNSYLEEKAPWLEIKTDKDGAALTLRTAMNLIHLYAVVSEPFIPASAAAMRQAFALADDTATWVSADEAKSLTSVPAGTPFTVPPVLFAKLTDEDLETYKERFGGETAA; encoded by the coding sequence ATGGCTCGACACCTCATCACCAGCGCCCTTCCGTACATCAACGGGATCAAGCACCTGGGCAACATGGTGGGGTCCATGCTCCCGGCGGACGTGTACGCGAGGTACCTCCGTCAGCGCGGCCACGACGTCCTGTACATCTGCGCGACGGACGAGCACGGCACCCCCGCCGAACTGGCCGCGAAGGAGCAGGGCCTCCCGGTCGACGAGTTCTGCGCGCAGGCGCACGACGCGCAGAAGGCGGTCTACGACGGCTTCGCCCTGGCCTTCGACTACTTCGGCCGCAGCTCCAGCCCGGAGAACCGCGAGATCACCCAGCACTTCGCCCGCAAGCTCCACGAGAACGGCTTCATCGAAGAGCGCGCCATCCGCCAGGTGTACAGCCCCACCGACGGCCGCTTCCTCCCGGACCGCTACGTCGAGGGCACCTGCCCCCACTGCGGCTACGACAAGGCCCGCGGCGACCAGTGCGAGAACTGCACCCGCGTCCTGGACCCGACCGACCTGATCAACCCCCGCTCGGCGATCTCCGGCTCCACCGACCTGGAGGTCCGCGAGACCAAGCACCTCTTCCTCCTCCAGTCCAAGCTGGAGAACGAGGTCCGCGAATGGGTCGCCCGGCACGACGGCCAGTGGCCGCACCTGGCCTCCTCGATCGCCCACAAGTGGCTCACCGAGGGCCTGCACGACCGCGCGATCACCCGCGACCTCGACTGGGGCGTCCCCGTCCCGGCCGACACATGGCCGGAGCTGGCGGCCGAGGGCAAGGTCTTCTACGTCTGGTTCGACGCCCCGATCGAGTACATCGGCGCGACGAAGGAGTGGGCGGACCAGGACCCGGAGAACCGCGACTGGAAGTCGTGGTGGTACGACGCCGACGACACCGTCCGCTACACCGAGTTCATGGCGAAGGACAACGTCCCGTTCCACACGGTGATGTTCCCGGCCACCGAACTCGGCGTGCGCGAGCCGTGGAAGAAGGTCGACTACGTCAAGGCCTTCAACTGGCTGACGTACTACGGCGGAAAGTTCTCCACGAGCCAGAAGCGCGGTGTCTTCACGGACCAGGCGCTCGCCATCCTCCCGGCCGACTACTGGCGCTACTTCCTGATCGCGAACGCCCCCGAGTCGGACGACTCCTCCTTCACCTGGGAGCACTTCACGGCGACGGTCAACAAGGACCTCGCCGACACCCTCGGCAACTTCGTCAACCGGGTGCTGTCCTTCTCCAAGAAGCGCTTCGGTGAGGAGGTCCCGGCGGGCGGCGAGCCCGGCGAGGCGGAGGCCCGGCTCGGCGAGGAGATCGCCCGGCTGCTCGCCGAGTACGAGGAGCACATGGAGGCCCTCCAGTTCCGTAAGGCCGCGGCCGCCCTGCGCGCGCTGTGGTCCGCGGGCAACTCCTACCTGGAGGAGAAGGCCCCCTGGCTGGAGATCAAGACCGACAAGGACGGCGCGGCCCTCACCCTGCGCACCGCGATGAACCTGATCCACCTGTACGCGGTCGTCTCGGAACCCTTCATCCCGGCGTCCGCTGCGGCGATGCGGCAGGCGTTCGCGCTCGCCGACGACACCGCGACCTGGGTCTCGGCGGACGAGGCGAAGTCCCTGACCTCGGTCCCGGCCGGCACCCCCTTCACCGTTCCGCCGGTGCTGTTCGCCAAGCTCACGGACGAGGACCTGGAAACGTACAAGGAGCGCTTCGGCGGGGAAACAGCGGCGTAA
- a CDS encoding PH domain-containing protein, which produces MALFGNAHPIDPAQAAQDYAKLLGQGETVHTAYLLIRDTILFTDRRLILVDKQGITGKKTEYHSIPYRSITHFAVETAGTFDLDAELKIWVSGAQLPITKTFTKGVDIYEVQAILTQYVAR; this is translated from the coding sequence ATGGCTCTTTTCGGCAACGCGCACCCGATCGACCCGGCGCAGGCGGCGCAGGACTACGCCAAGCTGCTCGGCCAGGGCGAGACGGTGCACACCGCCTACCTGCTGATCCGCGACACCATCCTGTTCACCGACCGCCGGCTGATCCTGGTCGACAAGCAGGGCATCACCGGTAAGAAGACGGAGTACCACTCCATCCCCTACCGCAGCATCACCCACTTCGCCGTGGAGACGGCCGGCACCTTCGACCTCGACGCCGAGCTGAAGATCTGGGTCTCCGGCGCCCAGCTGCCGATCACCAAGACCTTCACCAAGGGCGTGGACATCTACGAGGTCCAGGCGATCCTGACGCAGTACGTCGCACGGTAG
- a CDS encoding polysaccharide pyruvyl transferase family protein, whose product MKRILIRSGKSPLRVASPTEFIHQDLIGTNTGNLLFSDSAHKMLTTPDTEVTSNGIRTNHSAERAAEINEQYDVFVVPLANAFRPQFQASLDRLSKLIEQLTIPVVVFGVGAQATDDYATDMLKPMEASVKRFARAVLDRSASIGVRGELTARYLRDHGVPDDRIDIMGCPSMFLYGDTFPAIRATEITADSRIAINMSPNARPVGPISGIADHGHARYPNFTYYAQNTVDAELLLWGDTTPESGATDPFPQLLTHDLLRENKVRMPLDPATWIDELRAYDFAYGTRIHGNIAALLAGTPAVVLTHDSRTLELCRYFDIPHRQLSGLTADTDPRDLYEAADFSAMIKGHGERFERITAFLTRNGLDNAYQHGDGGAAFDARMAGLDLPPSMQVWDGTEDGQNRYRMSRLRERVTLSESKLTTKLTAATKKNDELRGKLASAEKRAAATADRLDTAIKQLEATRKQLAAMERRVAGIEKRVLVRLGPALRRRSRKLSGTADKG is encoded by the coding sequence GTGAAGCGCATCCTGATCCGATCCGGGAAGAGTCCTCTCCGGGTCGCCAGTCCCACCGAGTTCATCCACCAGGACCTCATCGGGACGAACACGGGCAACCTGCTCTTCAGCGACTCCGCCCACAAGATGCTGACGACCCCGGACACCGAGGTCACCTCCAACGGCATCCGCACCAACCACTCGGCCGAGCGCGCGGCGGAGATCAACGAGCAGTACGACGTCTTCGTCGTCCCCCTCGCCAACGCCTTCCGCCCCCAGTTCCAGGCCTCCCTGGACCGGCTCTCCAAGCTGATCGAGCAGCTCACCATCCCGGTGGTGGTGTTCGGCGTCGGCGCCCAGGCGACGGACGACTACGCGACCGACATGCTCAAGCCGATGGAAGCGTCCGTGAAGCGCTTCGCACGGGCCGTCCTCGACCGTTCCGCGTCCATCGGCGTCCGCGGCGAACTCACCGCCCGCTACCTCAGGGACCACGGCGTCCCAGACGACCGCATCGACATCATGGGCTGCCCGTCGATGTTCCTGTACGGCGACACCTTCCCCGCGATCCGCGCCACGGAGATCACCGCCGACTCGCGCATCGCCATCAACATGTCGCCGAACGCGCGCCCCGTCGGCCCCATATCCGGCATCGCCGACCACGGCCACGCGCGCTACCCCAACTTCACCTACTACGCGCAGAACACCGTGGACGCGGAGCTGCTGCTGTGGGGCGACACCACGCCCGAGTCCGGTGCCACGGACCCCTTCCCGCAGCTGCTGACCCACGACCTGCTGCGCGAGAACAAGGTGCGCATGCCGCTGGACCCGGCGACCTGGATCGACGAGCTGCGCGCCTACGACTTCGCCTACGGCACCCGGATCCACGGCAACATCGCCGCCCTCCTGGCCGGCACCCCCGCGGTCGTCCTCACCCACGACTCGCGCACCCTGGAGCTGTGCCGGTACTTCGACATCCCGCACCGCCAGCTCTCCGGGCTGACCGCCGACACCGACCCGCGTGACCTGTACGAGGCCGCCGACTTCTCGGCCATGATCAAGGGTCACGGCGAGCGGTTCGAGCGCATCACCGCGTTCCTCACCCGCAACGGCCTGGACAACGCCTACCAGCACGGCGACGGCGGTGCGGCCTTCGACGCCCGGATGGCCGGCCTGGACCTGCCCCCGTCGATGCAGGTCTGGGACGGCACGGAGGACGGGCAGAACCGTTACCGCATGAGCCGCCTGCGCGAGCGCGTCACGCTCTCCGAGTCGAAGCTCACCACCAAGCTCACGGCGGCCACCAAGAAGAACGACGAACTCCGCGGCAAGCTCGCCTCCGCCGAGAAGCGCGCCGCGGCGACGGCCGACCGCCTCGACACGGCGATCAAGCAGCTGGAGGCCACGCGCAAGCAGCTCGCCGCCATGGAGCGCCGCGTCGCGGGCATCGAGAAGCGCGTCCTGGTCCGCCTCGGCCCGGCCCTGCGCCGCCGCAGCCGCAAGCTCTCCGGAACCGCCGACAAGGGCTGA